In Eucalyptus grandis isolate ANBG69807.140 chromosome 4, ASM1654582v1, whole genome shotgun sequence, the following proteins share a genomic window:
- the LOC104442927 gene encoding probable F-box protein At4g22030 gives MLSLQASYDPLALPLQLCRRKITRAAVDATPLLGPSLSSLGSVKESVNVSECEAVRNTCDPLVLAKLFTILEALGDRVEMHKNIGEQRDNWNSLFLISVNMMLLAAAIVVGMATVSAASNDQALPLAFKVTSTVLYLAATMMLVVANVIQPSQLAEEQRNAARLFKQLRDQVCIKLSICTPSIMDVDEAMEKVLALDKAYPLPLIGKMLEKFPKKIEPAVWWSQQSRQWAEGLSLEGKRIGNGWSEKLEDGMRDIVEVLKRKDLADYLRLSKKALKMNKVLAISGPVLTMLAAFGSLMVGFPHRSWASVMGMVCGALACIVNTAGHGGQVGMVFEMYRNNAGFFKLMEENIESNLSERDAEKRENGDILRLKVALQLGRTVSELEDLGKSLPSDGKAIEEFASKLF, from the coding sequence ATGTTGAGCCTTCAAGCTTCATATGATCCATTGGCTTTGCCGTTGCAGTTATGCAGGCGAAAAATTACCCGAGCTGCAGTTGATGCCACACCTCTCTTGGGTCCCAGTCTCTCGAGCCTGGGTTCTGTTAAGGAATCAGTCAATGTAAGTGAATGCGAAGCAGTAAGGAATACTTGTGACCCTCTTGTCCTTGCCAAGCTTTTTACAATATTAGAGGCCCTTGGTGACAGAGTGGAGATGCATAAGAACATTGGAGAACAAAGAGATAACTGGAACTCTCTCTTCCTGATCTCTGTCAACATGATGTTGCTCGCCGCAGCTATTGTTGTGGGCATGGCCACCGTTAGTGCTGCATCAAATGATCAAGCACTACCCCTGGCGTTCAAAGTCACCTCAACAGTACTATATTTAGCAGCTACAATGATGCTGGTGGTGGCGAACGTGATCCAACCATCCCAACTGGCTGAAGAACAGAGAAATGCCGCTAGGCTATTCAAGCAACTGCGAGATCAGGTCTGCATAAAGCTCTCTATTTGCACTCCGAGCATCATGGACGTGGATGAAGCAATGGAGAAAGTCTTGGCATTGGACAAGGCGTACCCACTCCCTCTAATAGGAAAAATGCTCGAGAAGTTCCCGAAGAAGATTGAACCTGCTGTTTGGTGGTCACAACAAAGCCGGCAGTGGGCTGAAGGGCTCAGTCTAGAAGGCAAAAGGATTGGGAATGGATGGAGCGAAAAGTTGGAAGATGGAATGAGAGACATCGTAGAAGTGTTGAAGAGGAAGGACTTGGCAGATTATTTAAGATTGAGCAAAAAGGCCTTGAAAATGAACAAGGTATTGGCAATTTCAGGTCCTGTGTTAACAATGCTTGCTGCTTTTGGGTCTCTAATGGTGGGATTTCCCCACCGTTCTTGGGCTAGTGTGATGGGGATGGTGTGTGGAGCATTGGCATGCATAGTGAACACAGCAGGACATGGAGGGCAAGTTGGGATGGTGTTTGAGATGTATAGGAACAACGCTGGTTTCTTTAAGCTCATGGAAGAGAACATAGAGTCTAATCTTAGcgaaagagatgctgagaaaagagagaatgggGACATATTGAGATTGAAGGTGGCTCTACAGCTAGGAAGAACTGTGTCAGAACTTGAGGACTTGGGCAAATCCTTGCCAAGTGATGGGAAGGCCATTGAAGAATTTGCAAGCAAGCTATTTTGA
- the LOC104441421 gene encoding LOW QUALITY PROTEIN: aspartic proteinase (The sequence of the model RefSeq protein was modified relative to this genomic sequence to represent the inferred CDS: inserted 1 base in 1 codon) — translation MRTNFKAFVSFLVISLLLSXLVSSAPEDGLLRVGLKKFKPDPNNRVAARLESQGGGLLRSSIRPYHLNGWRGDAQLPDIVGLKNYLDAQYYGEIGIGTPPQKFTVIFDTGSSNLWVPSSKCYLSVACFFHSKYQASQSSTYKRNGKSASIQYGTGAISGFFSNDNVQVGNLVVKDQEFIEATREPGVTFMAAKFDGILGLGFQEISVGDAVPLWYNMVKQRLVKEPVFSFWLNSNPDEEEGGELVFGGVDQKHFKGKHTYVPVTQKGYWQFAMGDVLIDGKPTGYCGGGCAAIADSGTSLLAGPTTVITMINNAIGASGVASQECKAVVAQYGQTIMDLLLAEASPKKICSQVGVCTFDGNRGVSMGIESVVDKTKGRSSGFMHDAMCSACEMAVVWMQSQLEQNQTQKRVLNYVNELCDRVPSPNGESSVDCEKLSSMPVVSFTLGGKVFDLSPNEYVLKVGQEPNTQCISGFTGLDVPPPRGPLWILGDVFMRRYHTVFDYGNVRVGFAEAA, via the exons ATGAGAACCAATTTCAAGGCATTTGTATCCTTTCTGGTCATTTCATTGCTATTGT CCCTGGTTTCCTCTGCCCCAGAGGATGGTCTGCTGAGGGTGGGACTTAAGAAGTTTAAACCGGATCCTAACAACAGGGTGGCTGCAAGGCTTGAATCCCAGGGTGGGGGGTTGCTTAGGTCGTCAATTAGGCCATATCATCTGAATGGTTGGCGAGGAGATGCTCAGCTACCTGATATAGTTGGTTTGAAGAATTACTTGGATGCTCAGTACTATGGAGAGATTGGTATTGGCACTCCCCCTCAGAAGTTCACCGTGATATTTGACACAGGCAGTTCCAACTTGTGGGTGCCTTCATCGAAATGCTATTTATCG GTGGCTTGttttttccattccaagtaccaAGCCAGCCAGTCAAGCACATACAAGAGGAATG GCAAATCTGCTTCCATTCAATATGGTACTGGAGCTATTTCTGGTTTCTTCAGCAATGACAATGTCCAAGTCGGCAACTTAGTCGTTAAGGATCAG GAATTTATTGAGGCCACCAGAGAGCCTGGTGTCACATTCATGGCGGCTAAGTTTGATGGCATACTTGGTCTTGGATTCCAAGAGATCTCAGTTGGAGATGCTGTTCCTCTGTG GTACAACATGGTGAAACAAAGGCTGGTTAAGGAACCGGTATTTTCATTTTGGCTCAACAGCAATCCtgatgaggaagaagggggCGAACTAGTGTTTGGTGGGGTGGATCAGAAGCACTTCAAGGGCAAGCACACTTATGTTCCCGTGACACAGAAGGGATATTGGCAG TTTGCTATGGGAGATGTTCTTATTGATGGCAAACCAACTG GATACTGTGGTGGTGGATGTGCTGCAATTGCTGATTCTGGAACCTCTTTGCTGGCTGGTCCTACG aCTGTGATTACTATGATAAACAATGCTATTGGAGCCTCTGGAGTTGCTAGTCAAGAGTGCAAGGCTGTTGTTGCACAGTATGGACAGACAATTATGGATTTGCTTTTGGCGGAG GCTTCACCAAAGAAGATCTGCTCTCAGGTTGGGGTGTGCACTTTTGATGGGAATCGTGGAGTTAG TATGGGTATCGAGAGTGTGGTGGATAAAACCAAGGGTAGGTCCTCTGGCTTTATGCATGATGCAATGTGCTCGGCATGTGAGATGGCAGTTGTTTGGATGCAAAGTCAGCTGGAGCAGAATCAGACACAGAAGCGTGTTCTGAACTATGTCAATGAG CTCTGTGATCGGGTTCCTAGCCCAAATGGAGAATCTTCTGTGGACTGTGAAAAGCTTTCCTCCATGCCCGTTGTTTCATTCACCTTGGGTGGCAAAGTTTTCGACCTCAGCCCAAATGAG TACGTACTTAAAGTCGGACAAGAACCCAACACTCAGTGCATCAGCGGCTTCACTGGTCTTGATGTTCCTCCACCTCGTGGACCTCTCTG GATTTTGGGGGATGTCTTCATGCGCCGTTATCACACGGTGTTCGACTATGGAAATGTCAGGGTTGGATTTGCAGAGGCAGCGTAG
- the LOC104441422 gene encoding putative pectate lyase 2 translates to MAYLAPFLVLSCLLTLPLPSLQAYYDSSTPYYSYKKPMNVIDSCWRSNPKWAANRRALADCAVGFGSNAIGGKYGSIYVVTSPLDDPVNPKPGMLRYGAIQDKPLWITFARDMKITLKNELMVNSYKTIDGRGAKVEIANGPCITLQYVSHVIVHGISIHDCKPGKSGIVRDSPTHAGRRQGSDGDAISVFASSHIWVDHCFLARCTDGLIDVIRASTAVTISNNYFQQHDKVMLLGHNDKYTADKVMRVTVVFNRFGSGLIERMPRVRFGYAHVANNQYDEWRMYAIGGSANPTIFSEGNYFLASNNPVSKQVTKRETKRGDWKSWKWRSSRDLFENGAYFVQSGYGSCAPLYSGTQSFAVADGSKVPALTSNAGPLSCTVGKAC, encoded by the exons ATGGCCTACCTAGCTCCATTCCTAGTCCTCTCATGCCTCCtaaccctccccctcccttcttTACAAGCCTACTACGACTCAAGTACTCCGTACTACTCCTACAAGAAGCCGATGAACGTCATCGATTCGTGCTGGCGGTCGAACCCTAAATGGGCGGCGAACAGGCGGGCCCTTGCTGACTGTGCCGTCGGGTTCGGTAGCAACGCGATCGGGGGGAAGTACGGGTCCATCTATGTGGTCACCAGCCCGCTTGACGACCCTGTGAATCCGAAGCCGGGGATGCTCCGGTACGGCGCAATACAAGATAAGCCGCTTTGGATCACCTTTGCCAGGGATATGAAGATCACTCTCAAGAATGAGCTGATGGTGAACAGTTACAAGACCATTGATGGGAGGGGGGCCAAGGTGGAGATAGCAAATGGGCCATGCATCACGTTGCAATATGTGAGCCATGTGATTGTACACGGGATTAGTATCCATGATTGCAAGCCCGGGAAATCGGGCATCGTGAGGGACTCTCCCACGCACGCCGGCCGCCGGCAAGGCTCCGATGGCGATGCTATCAGTGTCTTTGCGTCTTCGCACATCTGGGTCGATCATTGCTTTCTAGCTCGTTGCACGGACGGCCTCATCGACGTGATCCGTGCTTCCACGGCGGTCACCATCTCTAACAACTATTTCCAGCAGCATGATAAG GTGATGTTGCTCGGACACAACGACAAATACACGGCCGATAAAGTTATGAGGGTGACGGTGGTCTTTAACCGCTTCGGTTCGGGTCTGATTGAGAGGATGCCTAG GGTTAGATTTGGGTATGCCCATGTAGCCAACAACCAGTACGATGAGTGGCGAATGTATGCTATTGGTGGCAGTGCCAATCCCACCATCTTCAGCGAGGGCAACTACTTCCTGGCCTCCAACAATCCTGTTTCCAAGCAG GTGACCAAGAGAGAGACCAAGCGCGGTGACTGGAAGAGTTGGAAATGGAGGTCGTCAAGAGATCTGTTCGAGAATGGCGCGTACTTTGTGCAATCTGGCTACGGTTCGTGCGCCCCACTGTACTCCGGAACTCAGTCATTCGCTGTGGCCGATGGTTCTAAAGTTCCGGCGTTGACCTCTAATGCCGGTCCTCTCTCGTGCACCGTAGGCAAAGCATGTTGA